The Egibacteraceae bacterium genome has a window encoding:
- the rph gene encoding ribonuclease PH: MRGDGRANDALRPVTIDLGVQEFAEGSALVSFGRTRVLCAASVEEGVPRWMRGSGRGWVTAEYAMLPRATDERTERDATRGRIGGRTHEIQRLIGRSLRAAVDLAALGEHSLIVDCDVLQADGGTRTAAITGGWVALALAIDAMVARGDIPRSPGLQPVSAVSVGVVDGELLLDLCYAEDVRAGTDMNVVMAGDGRFVEVQGTAEGAPFSRDEMDGMLDLAAKGCAELAAVQRGAAGTV; this comes from the coding sequence ATGCGCGGCGACGGTCGCGCCAACGACGCGCTGCGCCCGGTGACCATCGATCTCGGCGTCCAGGAGTTCGCCGAAGGCTCAGCGCTCGTGAGCTTCGGGCGGACCCGCGTGCTCTGCGCGGCGTCCGTCGAGGAGGGCGTGCCGCGCTGGATGCGGGGCTCGGGCCGGGGATGGGTCACCGCGGAGTACGCGATGCTGCCGCGCGCCACCGACGAGCGCACGGAGCGCGACGCCACCCGCGGGCGGATCGGGGGACGGACCCACGAGATCCAGCGGCTCATCGGTCGGAGCCTGCGCGCGGCGGTCGACCTCGCTGCGCTCGGCGAGCACAGCCTCATCGTGGACTGCGACGTCCTCCAGGCCGACGGTGGGACGCGGACGGCGGCCATCACCGGCGGCTGGGTGGCGCTGGCGCTCGCGATCGACGCGATGGTGGCGCGAGGCGACATCCCCCGCTCTCCCGGCCTCCAGCCGGTCTCGGCGGTCAGCGTCGGGGTCGTCGACGGGGAGCTGTTGCTCGACCTGTGCTACGCGGAGGACGTCCGCGCGGGCACCGACATGAACGTCGTCATGGCGGGCGACGGCCGGTTCGTCGAGGTGCAGGGAACCGCGGAAGGAGCCCCGTTCTCCCGCGACGAGATGGACGGCATGCTCGACCTCGCGGCAAAGGGCTGCGCGGAGCTTGCGGCAGTGCAGCGCGGTGCGGCGGGGACGGTGTGA
- the rdgB gene encoding RdgB/HAM1 family non-canonical purine NTP pyrophosphatase, producing MTTRLVVATRNLGKAAELRRILADLPVELLDADDVGLPEVEETATTFTANARAKARSAATASGLPSVADDSGLVVDALGGDPGVHSARYAGRHGDDDANLRLVLERMRGVGNRRARFVCVAALAAPDGREWTAEGVVEGTLTEVPRGVGGFGYDPVFVPLGETRTTAEMPAQDKDAISHRGRAFRALRGAVEALIGHPPPATRA from the coding sequence GTGACGACGAGGCTCGTCGTCGCCACCCGCAACCTCGGCAAGGCCGCAGAGCTGCGACGCATCCTCGCCGATCTGCCGGTCGAGCTGCTCGACGCCGACGACGTGGGCCTGCCCGAGGTCGAGGAGACGGCCACGACGTTCACCGCGAACGCGCGCGCCAAGGCACGCTCGGCGGCGACCGCGAGCGGCCTGCCGAGCGTGGCCGACGACTCGGGCCTCGTCGTCGACGCGCTCGGCGGCGATCCCGGCGTGCACTCGGCCCGCTACGCGGGGCGGCACGGCGACGACGACGCGAACCTCCGGCTCGTGCTCGAGCGCATGCGCGGCGTGGGCAACCGGCGGGCCCGGTTCGTCTGCGTCGCCGCCCTGGCCGCCCCCGACGGGCGCGAGTGGACCGCCGAAGGGGTGGTCGAGGGCACCCTCACCGAGGTTCCCCGGGGCGTGGGCGGCTTCGGCTACGACCCGGTCTTCGTACCGCTCGGCGAGACGCGTACGACGGCGGAGATGCCGGCGCAGGACAAGGACGCCATCTCCCACCGGGGGCGGGCGTTCAGGGCCTTGCGCGGGGCGGTGGAGGCGCTCATCGGCCACCCTCCCCCCGCCACGCGCGCGTGA
- a CDS encoding M67 family metallopeptidase: protein MTLADISGHLELDRVTYDALIAHARSDFPYEVCGLLAGEDGELRAHYPIPNAARSMTYYNMEPKALLQAMNDIEDRGWDLLAIYHSHTHTEAYPSPTDVELAFYPEAVYLIVSLQDPDEPVIRAFDIRYREVTERVLTVDGVKAPTGPR from the coding sequence ATGACGCTGGCCGACATCTCCGGACACCTCGAGCTTGACCGCGTCACCTACGACGCGCTCATCGCGCACGCGCGCAGCGACTTCCCCTACGAGGTCTGCGGCCTGCTCGCCGGCGAGGACGGCGAGCTGCGGGCGCACTACCCCATCCCGAACGCCGCGCGGTCGATGACCTACTACAACATGGAACCGAAGGCGCTGCTGCAGGCCATGAACGACATCGAGGACCGCGGGTGGGACCTCCTGGCGATCTACCACAGCCACACCCACACGGAGGCGTACCCCTCGCCGACCGACGTCGAGCTTGCCTTCTACCCCGAGGCGGTCTACCTCATCGTGTCCCTCCAGGACCCCGACGAGCCCGTCATCCGCGCTTTCGACATCCGGTACCGGGAGGTCACCGAGCGGGTTCTCACCGTTGACGGCGTGAAGGCTCCGACCGGCCCGCGTTAG
- the murI gene encoding glutamate racemase: protein MSIAPPDRGDPRPIGVFDSGVGGLTVARALMDLLPDERIVYFGDTARGPYGPRALDEVRTFTTEAVGWLARADVKLAVAACNTATAAAVETGATAFPVPVVGVIAPAVAAAVRATRNGRVGVIGTEGTIASCAYDRAVAERAPDVKLLSQACPRFVELVEGGRTTDPEVLAVAADYLAPLVAGDVDTLVLGCTHYPLLTGVLAHLLGPGVVLVSSAEETARRVFSDLVTRGWLAPPGTGGHRFVSSGDRDAFARLATRFLGPRLRPADVVALGWEGPCGR from the coding sequence ATGTCCATCGCGCCCCCTGACCGTGGCGACCCGCGTCCCATCGGGGTGTTCGACTCCGGCGTCGGCGGGCTCACGGTCGCCCGGGCGCTCATGGACCTGCTGCCCGACGAGCGCATCGTCTACTTCGGCGACACCGCACGCGGCCCCTACGGCCCCCGTGCCCTCGACGAGGTGCGGACCTTCACCACCGAGGCCGTCGGCTGGCTGGCCCGTGCCGACGTGAAGCTCGCGGTCGCCGCCTGCAACACGGCGACCGCGGCGGCCGTGGAGACCGGCGCGACGGCGTTCCCCGTTCCCGTCGTCGGCGTCATCGCGCCCGCGGTCGCCGCCGCCGTCCGGGCGACCCGCAACGGGCGCGTCGGGGTCATCGGCACGGAGGGGACGATTGCCTCCTGCGCCTACGACCGCGCCGTCGCCGAGCGAGCCCCGGACGTCAAGCTGCTCAGCCAGGCCTGCCCGCGCTTCGTCGAGCTCGTCGAGGGTGGGCGGACGACCGACCCGGAGGTGCTCGCGGTGGCTGCGGACTACCTCGCTCCGCTCGTGGCCGGCGACGTCGACACCCTCGTCCTCGGGTGCACGCACTACCCGCTGCTCACCGGGGTCCTCGCCCACCTGCTCGGGCCGGGCGTCGTGCTCGTCTCGAGCGCCGAGGAGACCGCTCGTCGGGTTTTCAGCGACCTCGTCACACGCGGGTGGCTCGCCCCGCCGGGCACCGGCGGCCACCGGTTCGTCTCCAGCGGCGACCGTGACGCGTTCGCGCGGTTGGCCACGCGCTTCCTCGGCCCCCGGCTGCGCCCCGCCGACGTCGTCGCGCTCGGGTGGGAGGGCCCGTGCGGCCGCTGA
- a CDS encoding cysteine synthase family protein produces MRTRDVSEAVGNTPLVGLPALSPPGYELYLKLEGHNPTGSVKDRVAKYLLDEAERVGLQPGTRILEPTSGNTGIALAALCAPKGYKLTCVMPENTSEERRTLLAMYGVDIVFSPASEGSNGAVRVAGEMAADDPDVFMPFQYGNPANPLAHYETTGPEIVRDVPDVAAFVAGLGTGGTLTGVGRRLKEHNPDALVIAAEPEYGDLVYGLRNLDEGFIPPVFDESVLDGRLKVNSYDALAMTRELVATEGIFAGPSTGAALHVARRMCSPKRLPEGAKVVVLSPDGGWKYLSTGAYDPGDVGTIAERLENTLWA; encoded by the coding sequence ATGCGCACCCGCGACGTGAGCGAGGCCGTCGGCAACACCCCGCTCGTCGGGCTGCCGGCGCTGTCGCCGCCGGGCTACGAGCTCTACCTGAAGCTCGAGGGCCACAACCCGACCGGCTCGGTGAAGGACCGCGTCGCGAAGTACCTGCTCGACGAGGCCGAGCGGGTGGGCCTGCAGCCGGGCACGCGGATCCTCGAGCCGACGAGCGGCAACACCGGCATCGCCCTGGCGGCGCTCTGCGCGCCGAAGGGCTACAAGCTCACCTGCGTCATGCCGGAGAACACCTCGGAGGAGCGACGGACGCTGCTCGCGATGTACGGCGTCGACATCGTCTTCAGCCCCGCGAGCGAAGGGTCCAACGGTGCCGTGCGCGTCGCCGGGGAGATGGCCGCCGACGACCCCGACGTGTTCATGCCGTTCCAGTACGGCAACCCCGCCAACCCCCTCGCCCACTACGAGACGACCGGCCCGGAGATCGTCCGGGACGTGCCCGACGTGGCCGCCTTCGTGGCCGGCCTCGGCACGGGCGGGACGCTCACCGGCGTCGGCCGCCGCCTGAAGGAGCACAACCCCGACGCGCTCGTCATCGCCGCGGAGCCCGAGTACGGGGACCTCGTCTACGGGCTGCGCAACCTCGACGAGGGCTTCATCCCACCGGTCTTCGACGAGTCGGTGCTCGACGGGCGCTTGAAGGTCAACTCCTACGACGCCCTCGCCATGACCCGCGAGCTGGTCGCCACCGAGGGGATCTTCGCCGGCCCCTCGACGGGCGCCGCGCTCCACGTCGCGCGGCGGATGTGCAGCCCGAAGCGGTTGCCGGAGGGTGCGAAGGTCGTCGTGCTGTCCCCCGACGGCGGCTGGAAGTACCTGTCAACCGGCGCGTACGACCCCGGCGACGTCGGCACGATCGCCGAGCGGCTCGAGAACACGCTCTGGGCGTAG
- a CDS encoding ubiquitin-like small modifier protein 1 has protein sequence MSIEVRVPTVLRKHTDGQSKVSGEGETLADLLDDLESRHTGLRSALVGEDGQLHRFVNVYANDEDVRFLGGLQTPLDDGDTVSILPAVAGG, from the coding sequence ATGTCGATCGAAGTCCGCGTCCCCACCGTCCTGCGCAAGCACACCGACGGGCAGAGCAAGGTGAGCGGGGAGGGGGAGACGCTCGCCGACCTGCTCGACGACCTCGAGTCGCGCCACACCGGTCTTCGCAGCGCCCTCGTGGGTGAGGACGGCCAGCTCCACCGGTTCGTCAACGTCTACGCGAACGACGAGGACGTGCGCTTCCTCGGCGGCCTGCAGACGCCGCTCGACGACGGCGACACCGTGTCGATCCTGCCTGCGGTGGCGGGCGGCTGA
- a CDS encoding MBL fold metallo-hydrolase: MRPLTLTVLGSSGTHPGPARACASYLVEHEGYRLLLDCGNGSLANLQQRFDVADIDALLVSHLHPDHFVDLYGLYYARRFHRDGPLPLPVYAPVGAAGFIGRLLGSDEEFRGVCRFTESAAGETLDLGPLTVRLHAADHPVETLAPRVEAGGRVLAYSGDSGPTPALVDCARDADLFLCDATWLDRDGPHPAGVHMTGKQAGAHAAAAGAASLVLTHVYPTIDRDEVAAEAAAVYDGTILVARDLEEHPLTDGHPQPRGSG, translated from the coding sequence GTGCGGCCGCTGACCCTCACGGTCCTCGGCTCGTCGGGGACCCACCCCGGGCCCGCGCGCGCGTGCGCCTCCTACCTCGTCGAGCACGAGGGCTACCGGCTGCTGCTCGACTGCGGCAACGGCTCGCTCGCGAACCTCCAGCAGCGCTTCGACGTCGCCGACATCGACGCGCTGCTCGTGTCCCACCTGCATCCCGACCACTTCGTCGACCTCTACGGGCTCTACTACGCACGCCGGTTCCATCGCGACGGGCCCCTGCCGCTGCCGGTCTACGCCCCGGTGGGCGCCGCCGGCTTCATCGGCCGGCTGCTCGGTTCGGACGAGGAGTTCCGTGGCGTCTGCCGGTTCACCGAGTCGGCCGCCGGCGAGACGCTCGACCTCGGGCCGCTCACCGTGCGCCTGCACGCCGCCGACCACCCCGTCGAGACGCTCGCGCCCCGCGTCGAGGCCGGTGGGCGGGTGCTCGCCTACAGCGGCGACAGCGGCCCGACGCCCGCGCTCGTGGACTGCGCGCGCGACGCCGACCTCTTCCTCTGCGACGCGACCTGGCTCGACCGCGACGGTCCCCACCCGGCGGGGGTGCACATGACCGGGAAACAGGCCGGTGCGCACGCGGCTGCTGCGGGCGCCGCGTCGCTCGTGCTCACGCACGTCTACCCGACCATCGACCGTGACGAGGTTGCCGCGGAGGCCGCCGCCGTCTACGACGGGACGATTCTTGTCGCCCGTGACCTGGAGGAGCACCCGTTGACCGACGGCCATCCGCAACCTCGGGGCAGCGGCTGA